In Ancalomicrobiaceae bacterium S20, the following proteins share a genomic window:
- a CDS encoding FTR1 family protein, with translation MTAQLGNIVFIIWRESVEALLVVGILNAWLQRQTAGEGFARARAFLWGGVGAGLLIAVAFAAALIGFGDALPDDAQQAYQTAAVLIAAALIVQMVFWMRRNGRDLKRNLHAALGDAAGRRNWWGVFVLAMIAVGREGSETAVFLYGTLVSGATSGLGAELAAVAAGFALAVATYMALQMGGRILSWRVFFRATEIMLLFLAASLIVTGIDNLADLGMIPSGFAGLGRKVWDTSALLSDGGPIGGLVSALTGYRARPALLEVITYATYWIVVLWLLSPSRTVRQPA, from the coding sequence AGGCGCTGCTGGTCGTCGGCATCCTGAACGCCTGGCTGCAGCGCCAGACCGCGGGTGAGGGCTTTGCCCGCGCCCGCGCGTTCCTCTGGGGCGGCGTCGGTGCCGGGCTCCTGATCGCGGTCGCCTTCGCCGCGGCGCTGATCGGCTTCGGCGACGCGCTGCCGGACGATGCCCAGCAGGCCTATCAGACCGCCGCGGTGCTGATCGCGGCGGCGCTGATCGTGCAGATGGTGTTCTGGATGCGCCGCAATGGCCGCGACCTGAAGCGCAACCTGCATGCCGCGCTCGGCGATGCCGCCGGGCGGCGCAATTGGTGGGGCGTGTTCGTGCTGGCGATGATCGCGGTCGGCCGCGAGGGCAGCGAGACGGCGGTGTTCCTATACGGAACGCTGGTGTCGGGCGCGACCTCCGGGCTCGGCGCCGAGCTCGCCGCGGTCGCGGCCGGTTTCGCGCTCGCGGTCGCCACCTACATGGCGCTGCAGATGGGCGGTCGCATCCTGTCGTGGCGGGTGTTCTTCCGCGCGACCGAGATCATGCTCCTGTTCCTCGCCGCCTCGCTGATCGTCACCGGCATCGATAATCTCGCCGATCTCGGCATGATCCCGTCCGGCTTCGCCGGTCTCGGCCGCAAGGTCTGGGACACCTCGGCGCTGCTTTCCGATGGCGGGCCGATCGGCGGTCTCGTCTCGGCGCTGACCGGCTATCGCGCCCGGCCGGCGCTGCTCGAAGTCATCACCTACGCCACCTATTGGATCGTGGTTCTATGGTTGCTGTCGCCGTCCAGGACCGTCCGCCAGCCGGCTTGA